The Streptomyces sp. cg36 genomic interval TCATCGGCGGTGTGGTCGGCAACTCCATCGCCAGGGCGATCGGCATCGCCGAGACCAAGGGCATCGACTGGGGCCGCCACGGCCTCCAGATCGCGGCGGCCGTGGTCATCGTCTTCCTCGGCGACATGCTCTACATGGCGCTGCGCGGCAACAAACAGCGGGCCTGAGCGCCCGGGCGGCACGGCGAAGGGGCGGCCCCTGACGGGACCGCCCCTCGTGTGCTCGCCGGTCAGGCGCCCTTGACCTCGATCGCCGCCAGGTTCTTCTTGCCCCGGCGCAGCACCAGCCAGCGGCCGTGCAGCAGATCGTCGGCCGTGACCACCGCGTCCTCGGACGTCACCTTCGCGTTGTTCACGTAGGCCCCGCCCTCCTTCACGGTGCGCCGGGCCGCCGACTTGCTCGCCACCAGCTCCACCTCGGCGAACAGGTCCACCACCAGGCCGAGCTCGGCGACCTCGGCGCGCGGCAGCTCGGAGAGCGCCGCGGCCAGCGTCGGAGCGTCCAGCTCCGCCAGCTCGCCCTGGCCGAACAGCGCCTTCGACGCGGCGACGACCGCCGCGCACTGGTCGGCGCCGTGCACCAGCGTGGTCAGCTCCTCGGCCAGCGCGCGCTGCGCGGCCCGCGCCTGCGGACGCTCCTCGGTGAGCTTCTCCAGCTCCTCGATCTCCTCGCGGGACTTGAAGCTGAAGATCCGCAGGAACTTGGAGACGTCACGGTCGTCCGCGTTCAGCCAGAACTGGTAGAACGCGTACGGCGTGGTGCGCTCGGGGTCCAGCCAGACCGTGCCGGACTCCGTCTTGCCGAACTTGGTGCCGTCCGCCTTGGTGATCAGCGGGGTGGCCAGCGCGTGCACCTCGGCCTCCGGGGCGACCCGGTGGATCAGGTCGGTGCCCGCGGTGAGGTTGCCCCACTGGTCGCTGCCGCCGGTCTGCAGGACGCAGCCGTGCCGGCGGTACAGCTCCAGGTAGTCCATGCCCTGGAGGATCTGGTAGCTGAACTCGGTGTAGCTGATGCCCGCGTCCGAGTTCAGCCGGCGCGCGACCGCCTCCTTGGCGATCATCTTGTTGACCCGGAAGTACTTGCCGACGTCCCGCAGGAAGTCGATGGCCGACAGGCCCGACGTCCAGTCCAGGTTGTTGACCATGGTCGCGGCGTACGGGCCCTCGAAGTCGAGGAAGCGCTCGATCTGGCCGCGCAGCCGCTCGACCCAGCCCGCGACGACCTCGGGCGCGTTCAGCGTGCGCTCCGAGTTCGGCTTGGGGTCGCCGATCAGACCGGTGGCCCCGCCGACCAGACCCAGCGGACGGTTGCCCGCCTGCTGGATCCGGCGCATGGTCAGGATCTGGACCAGATTGCCCAGGTGCAGGCTGGGCGCGGTCGGGTCGAAGCCGCAATAGAACGTGACGGGGCCGTCCGCGAACGCCTTGCGCAGTGCGTCCTCGTCAGTGGAGAGGGCGATCAGCCCGCGCCACTGCAGCTCATCGACGATGTCCGTCACGGTCGTACAGCTCCTTGGTTGTGGGTATCGGTGTGCGACAAGTCTATGGGGGTCAGACGCCCCGGCTGACCGAGCTCATGTTGAAGTCCGGCACCCGCAGGGCGGGCATGGCGGCACGGGTGAACCAGTCGCTCCACTCGCGCGGCAGGGTCTTCTCCGTCCGGCCCGCCTCGGTGGCCCGCGACAGCAGGTCGACCGGGGACTCGTTGAACCGGAAGTTGTTGACCTCGCCGACCACCTCGCCGTTCTCGACCAGGTAGACGCCGTCCCGGGTGAGCCCGGTCAGCAGCAGCGTCGCCGGGTCCACCTCGCGGATGTACCAGAGGCAGGTCAGCAGCAGGCCCCGCTCGGTGGCGGCGACCATCTCCGCCAGCGAGCGCTCGCCACCGCCGTCCAGGATCAGGTTGCCGATCGACGGCGTCACGGGCAACCGGGTGAGCGCCGCGCTGTGCCGGGTGGTGATCAGCCGCTCCAGCTTCCCGTCCCGCATCCAGTCGGTGGGGGCCAGCGCCAGACCGTTGTCGAAGACGGACGCGTCGTCGCCGGAGGCGTGCGCCAGCTGGAACGGCGCGGACTCCAGGCCCGGCTCGTTCGGGTCGCTGCGCAGCGTCAGCGGCAGCCGGGCCAGCTGCTCGCCGAGCCGGGTGCCGCCGCCGGGCTTGGAGAACACCGTCCGGCCCTCGGTGGCGTCCCGCGCGTTGGACGACCACAGCTGGTAGATCAGCAGGTCGGCGACGGCGGTGGGCGGCAGCAGCGTCTCGTAGCGGCCCGCGGGCAGGTCGATGCGGCGCTCGGCCCAGCCCAGCCGTACGGCGAGCTCCTCGTCC includes:
- a CDS encoding metallopeptidase TldD-related protein; this translates as MSSRTTVKPHEIVERALALSTADGCVVIADEHSSANLRWAGNALTTNGVTRGRTLTVIATVDGAEGAASGVVSRAAVTADDLEPLVRAAEAAARGAGPAEDAQPLVEGVPVAADFTDAPAETSSAVFTDFAPALGEAFARARAGGRELYGFAHHEMTTSYLGTSTGLRLRHDQPTGTLELNAKSPDRARSAWAGRSTRDFKDVDPGALDEELAVRLGWAERRIDLPAGRYETLLPPTAVADLLIYQLWSSNARDATEGRTVFSKPGGGTRLGEQLARLPLTLRSDPNEPGLESAPFQLAHASGDDASVFDNGLALAPTDWMRDGKLERLITTRHSAALTRLPVTPSIGNLILDGGGERSLAEMVAATERGLLLTCLWYIREVDPATLLLTGLTRDGVYLVENGEVVGEVNNFRFNESPVDLLSRATEAGRTEKTLPREWSDWFTRAAMPALRVPDFNMSSVSRGV
- the tyrS gene encoding tyrosine--tRNA ligase → MTDIVDELQWRGLIALSTDEDALRKAFADGPVTFYCGFDPTAPSLHLGNLVQILTMRRIQQAGNRPLGLVGGATGLIGDPKPNSERTLNAPEVVAGWVERLRGQIERFLDFEGPYAATMVNNLDWTSGLSAIDFLRDVGKYFRVNKMIAKEAVARRLNSDAGISYTEFSYQILQGMDYLELYRRHGCVLQTGGSDQWGNLTAGTDLIHRVAPEAEVHALATPLITKADGTKFGKTESGTVWLDPERTTPYAFYQFWLNADDRDVSKFLRIFSFKSREEIEELEKLTEERPQARAAQRALAEELTTLVHGADQCAAVVAASKALFGQGELAELDAPTLAAALSELPRAEVAELGLVVDLFAEVELVASKSAARRTVKEGGAYVNNAKVTSEDAVVTADDLLHGRWLVLRRGKKNLAAIEVKGA
- a CDS encoding GlsB/YeaQ/YmgE family stress response membrane protein, whose product is MGWLWAIIVGFVLGLIAKAILPGKQHSPLWLTTIFGIIGGVVGNSIARAIGIAETKGIDWGRHGLQIAAAVVIVFLGDMLYMALRGNKQRA